In Dyadobacter subterraneus, a single genomic region encodes these proteins:
- a CDS encoding cbb3-type cytochrome c oxidase subunit II codes for MDFFNNHNKLFGAAFLLFIGLTAFVAVLPAINNEQNNAPLPGSAPLSEEAVRGKALYVSNGCVACHTQQVRNVDMDKVWGNRPGLAADYASNRRTDFWRNTATLMGTERTRPDLTSIGSRQPSLEWNLVHLYNPRIVIKQSIMPAYPWLFESKAEPAKEDVVVRVPDTFQKQGLTLVATQDALDLVAYLQSLKQTELPGSTVSPAFLYQKQEQKSEPTGEFTPSKTEISESGQMLYATHCQACHQENGEGLKGAFPPLKGSTVVLDKDPSLIVNIIMKGYDAREEYGTMPAVGANADLNPEQIAAIINHERSNWGNNAPRVSVQDVEQIVQKIKKMPVQ; via the coding sequence ATGGATTTTTTTAATAATCATAACAAACTATTTGGCGCTGCTTTTCTGCTCTTCATTGGCTTAACTGCTTTCGTGGCTGTTTTACCTGCCATTAATAATGAGCAGAACAATGCGCCGCTGCCGGGTTCAGCGCCCCTCAGTGAAGAGGCAGTCAGGGGAAAAGCATTGTATGTTTCCAACGGATGCGTAGCCTGCCATACCCAGCAAGTGCGGAATGTAGATATGGATAAGGTTTGGGGCAACCGGCCCGGGCTGGCTGCAGACTATGCATCCAACCGCCGAACGGATTTCTGGCGTAATACCGCCACGCTGATGGGGACGGAGCGGACCCGGCCTGATCTGACCTCAATTGGCAGCCGGCAGCCCAGCTTGGAATGGAATCTGGTGCATTTATACAACCCTCGCATTGTGATCAAGCAGTCCATCATGCCAGCTTATCCCTGGTTGTTTGAAAGTAAAGCTGAGCCGGCAAAAGAGGACGTTGTTGTTCGTGTCCCCGATACGTTTCAGAAACAAGGGCTGACTTTGGTAGCCACTCAGGATGCGCTTGACCTGGTGGCTTATTTACAGTCATTGAAACAGACTGAGCTGCCTGGTTCAACGGTTTCTCCTGCTTTTTTGTATCAAAAACAGGAACAAAAATCAGAACCTACTGGCGAATTCACACCGTCCAAAACCGAAATTTCCGAAAGTGGCCAGATGCTTTACGCAACCCATTGTCAGGCATGTCACCAGGAAAACGGAGAAGGATTGAAAGGCGCTTTTCCACCTTTGAAAGGCAGTACGGTCGTACTCGATAAAGATCCATCATTAATCGTCAACATCATTATGAAAGGCTATGATGCACGAGAGGAATATGGAACGATGCCTGCTGTCGGAGCTAATGCGGATTTAAACCCGGAGCAGATAGCCGCCATTATTAATCACGAGCGCAGTAACTGGGGCAACAATGCGCCCAGGGTATCGGTGCAGGACGTGGAGCAGATTGTGCAGAAAATCAAAAAAATGCCTGTGCAATAG
- a CDS encoding transposase domain-containing protein: MATCKKNGVDEQEWLKDVFERIQSHKHKDLYQLLPNNWNKFRNQDG; encoded by the coding sequence ATGGCAACATGCAAGAAAAATGGCGTAGATGAACAGGAATGGCTTAAAGACGTCTTCGAAAGAATCCAATCCCACAAACACAAAGATCTTTATCAACTGCTTCCAAATAACTGGAATAAGTTTCGGAATCAGGACGGCTAA
- a CDS encoding cytochrome C, translating to MDDKSTVFLFLDKEQTPFAEFVSPVNFELDTRKIVDGKHELKIISKDPTGKEGIRIIPFEVKNGPAIAVEGITENAVVDGVVPLMINAYGKGDQKQFLITGSETPQSIPAWIWILLVGFLGWSIYYLIRYIDLVNI from the coding sequence ATGGACGATAAAAGCACAGTTTTTCTTTTCCTGGATAAGGAACAAACGCCATTTGCTGAGTTTGTCTCCCCTGTGAATTTTGAGCTGGATACCCGTAAAATCGTGGACGGCAAACATGAACTGAAAATCATCAGTAAAGACCCAACCGGAAAGGAAGGTATCCGCATCATACCTTTCGAGGTGAAAAACGGGCCTGCCATTGCCGTCGAAGGTATCACTGAAAATGCAGTTGTGGATGGAGTAGTTCCATTAATGATCAATGCATATGGAAAAGGGGACCAAAAGCAGTTTCTGATTACCGGAAGTGAAACACCTCAGAGCATTCCGGCCTGGATCTGGATTTTGCTCGTCGGCTTTTTAGGATGGTCGATCTATTACCTTATACGATACATTGACTTGGTTAACATTTGA
- a CDS encoding site-specific integrase has protein sequence MKPTNFSKCLTGFLTGYLAHERGASKNTISAYRDTFILFINYMEVQGIPVSRLTLENINQMAVVGFLDWLQVERKNGNATRNARLAAIHAFFHYMQYQHPEHLYECQKILSIPMKRKAIVPMNYLTIDAIKMLLRQPDTRTVGGRRDLALLSLMYDTGARVQEIIDLTPSSLRLDKLSTIRINGKGNKTRIVPMLDEQVKLLEPYLKEHDLLQAYNDVHPLFFNSRNEKLTRAGVNHILLKYADMARKTTGEVHLPEKISCHTLRHSKAMHLLQAGVNLVYIRDILGHVSVQTTEVYARADSRAKREAIQRAYTSVVPEKQPVWLSNENLLDWLKHF, from the coding sequence ATGAAACCTACTAACTTCTCAAAATGCCTGACAGGTTTTTTGACCGGGTATTTGGCGCACGAGCGCGGCGCAAGTAAGAACACCATCAGCGCTTATCGGGACACTTTCATCCTGTTCATAAATTACATGGAAGTCCAGGGTATCCCTGTATCAAGATTAACGCTGGAGAATATTAATCAAATGGCAGTCGTCGGTTTTCTTGATTGGCTACAGGTAGAACGCAAAAATGGTAACGCAACCAGGAATGCGAGATTGGCTGCAATCCATGCTTTTTTTCACTACATGCAGTATCAGCACCCTGAACATCTTTATGAATGTCAGAAAATCTTATCAATACCAATGAAGCGCAAGGCGATAGTACCAATGAACTATCTGACAATTGACGCGATTAAAATGCTTTTGCGGCAACCGGATACCCGGACCGTTGGAGGTAGACGTGATCTGGCGTTGCTTTCGTTGATGTACGATACAGGCGCACGTGTTCAGGAGATTATTGATCTGACGCCGTCTAGTCTCAGGCTTGACAAGCTGAGTACAATCCGGATTAATGGCAAAGGCAATAAAACCCGCATTGTTCCAATGCTCGACGAGCAAGTAAAATTATTGGAGCCTTATTTGAAAGAACATGATCTTCTTCAGGCATATAACGACGTACATCCGCTGTTTTTTAATAGTCGGAACGAAAAGCTTACAAGGGCTGGTGTAAATCATATTCTACTTAAATATGCTGATATGGCCAGAAAAACAACAGGTGAGGTTCATTTACCAGAAAAGATCAGCTGCCACACCCTGCGTCACAGCAAAGCAATGCATTTACTGCAAGCAGGCGTCAATCTGGTGTACATTCGCGATATTCTCGGTCATGTTTCTGTTCAAACGACGGAAGTATATGCACGAGCCGATTCGCGTGCGAAACGGGAAGCGATCCAAAGAGCATACACATCAGTTGTACCGGAAAAGCAGCCGGTCTGGTTGTCGAATGAAAACCTTTTGGACTGGCTCAAACATTTTTGA
- a CDS encoding helix-turn-helix domain-containing protein, translating into MSTFIDLKSFNDHYLNKVEISKIESGHFNIIRVEDISVSGSKPVSFTRRSYFKVSIVTGHSLIHYADQCIEVLQNALVFTNPMIPYYWEPLSEKQTGLICIFTNEFLGRFANIGDYPVFHFSGNSVISLTEEQKIKFHDAFLRMSSELAGDYRYKYDLLRCLLLELIHEAQKMQPVNGVPLLHSNANERITQLFSELLERQFPIELSSQTINLKSPNDFARQLNIHINHLNKALKEITGDTTSAIIGKRVVQEAKALLKTTSWSINEIAWSLGFEEPNHFSSFFKRNTGLTPKQFKISPID; encoded by the coding sequence ATGAGCACGTTTATAGATCTGAAATCTTTTAATGATCACTACCTCAATAAAGTTGAGATATCAAAAATTGAAAGTGGGCATTTTAATATTATCAGAGTAGAAGACATATCGGTATCCGGCAGTAAACCGGTGAGTTTTACGCGCAGATCTTATTTTAAAGTAAGTATTGTTACCGGCCACAGCCTGATTCACTATGCAGATCAGTGCATAGAGGTGCTCCAAAATGCATTGGTTTTTACAAATCCGATGATACCGTATTATTGGGAACCGCTGAGTGAAAAGCAGACAGGTCTTATCTGTATTTTTACAAACGAATTTTTAGGCAGATTTGCCAATATAGGAGATTATCCGGTTTTTCATTTTTCAGGCAACTCGGTAATTTCCTTGACTGAGGAACAGAAAATAAAATTTCACGATGCTTTTCTTAGAATGAGCAGTGAACTGGCTGGGGATTATCGTTATAAATATGATTTGCTGCGTTGTTTATTACTGGAGCTGATCCATGAAGCACAAAAAATGCAGCCCGTCAATGGCGTCCCACTTTTGCATTCTAACGCTAATGAGCGGATAACCCAATTGTTTAGCGAATTACTGGAACGGCAGTTTCCCATTGAACTGAGCTCGCAAACAATCAATCTCAAATCGCCAAACGACTTTGCCCGCCAATTGAATATCCATATCAATCACCTCAACAAAGCGTTAAAAGAAATTACTGGAGACACTACTTCGGCGATAATTGGAAAACGTGTTGTCCAGGAAGCCAAAGCTTTACTTAAAACCACGAGCTGGTCAATAAATGAAATTGCGTGGAGCCTGGGTTTTGAAGAACCTAATCACTTTTCTTCTTTTTTCAAGCGAAATACCGGATTGACACCCAAGCAATTCAAAATTTCCCCTATTGATTGA
- a CDS encoding YybH family protein produces the protein MKKKLLTLIALSSFFSYSTIAQNVGKEAIVKVIDNYEQAWNRHDAKALAEQYHTDATWVNWFGAYYNGRAEIEKHYQTTHSTYFKETKFTTRSIEDVTMIKPDMALVHVRTDLSGDERYPGQTFRFRRTILLTYKEGGWRILAGQNAKLNEGID, from the coding sequence ATGAAAAAGAAATTACTAACGCTAATCGCTCTTTCAAGCTTTTTCTCTTACTCAACAATTGCCCAAAATGTAGGTAAAGAAGCGATCGTAAAAGTCATTGACAACTATGAACAGGCTTGGAACCGTCATGATGCAAAAGCCCTGGCAGAGCAATACCATACTGATGCCACATGGGTCAACTGGTTTGGAGCTTATTACAACGGGCGGGCTGAAATTGAAAAGCATTATCAGACGACTCATAGTACATATTTCAAAGAGACTAAATTTACTACCCGTTCGATAGAGGACGTAACCATGATAAAGCCGGATATGGCTCTTGTTCACGTCCGCACAGATCTTAGTGGAGATGAGCGCTATCCGGGCCAGACCTTCCGGTTTCGACGAACGATCCTTTTAACATATAAGGAGGGTGGTTGGCGAATATTAGCAGGGCAAAATGCAAAGCTTAATGAAGGGATTGATTAA
- a CDS encoding cbb3-type cytochrome c oxidase subunit I, giving the protein MAAYLGGIEIMDLAATLQQRKDALDFTLSHNELSGALPANDHKGLINNVEYEAPLPFVARKRKAHVRPKVEPPLSRLITWFVITATFWLVFGTTVGEYIGIKFVSPDADQFSWLTFGRLRPVHTNAVFWGWASLAMLGLGNYVVPRVSNTNLFSIPLGWYSLILINMAVLLGTLCLMAGINNGGGEYREYIWPVMLLFSFGLLLTLINFFKTVARRSTKEIYISNWYIVSSVIFAIVIVFVAYVPLWQNGLGETIIQGYYMHQGVGMWFMLFTLGIVYYFLPQQLNKPIYSYSLGILAFWTQILFYKLIGTHHFVFSAIPWWLQTVAIVGSVGMIIPVVAGTTNFMLTFKGAWYKITDSYTLPFFLTGILFYFTGSLQGTAEAFRSTNLLWHFTDFTVAHSHLTMYGIICFLLWAGIYALMPRITGQEAPQITVGAHFWLALIGLLFYTIPLMYGSTMRGLMWMEAKSFIDSVSFMAPFWLWRAIGGSLMWLSHLFFAYNLYRMIVVPGTVDIKETAFEKLGSIDHVS; this is encoded by the coding sequence GTGGCAGCATATTTAGGCGGAATTGAAATTATGGATCTTGCAGCAACACTGCAGCAAAGAAAAGATGCGCTGGATTTCACATTGAGCCATAATGAATTGTCGGGCGCATTGCCGGCCAACGACCATAAAGGCTTGATCAACAATGTAGAATATGAAGCCCCACTTCCCTTCGTAGCACGTAAAAGAAAGGCGCATGTTCGCCCGAAAGTGGAGCCGCCACTTTCCAGGTTGATTACCTGGTTTGTTATCACTGCGACTTTTTGGCTTGTTTTTGGCACAACCGTAGGGGAGTACATTGGTATAAAGTTTGTTTCGCCGGATGCAGATCAATTCAGCTGGCTGACCTTTGGGCGACTGCGCCCGGTTCATACCAATGCAGTTTTCTGGGGCTGGGCATCGTTAGCAATGCTGGGATTAGGTAACTATGTCGTGCCCAGGGTGAGTAATACGAACTTATTCAGCATACCATTGGGATGGTACTCATTGATCCTGATTAATATGGCAGTGCTATTGGGCACATTGTGTTTGATGGCCGGAATCAATAATGGGGGTGGGGAGTATCGGGAATACATATGGCCTGTGATGCTGCTGTTTAGCTTTGGACTTCTGCTGACCCTAATTAACTTCTTCAAAACAGTCGCCCGCCGCTCTACGAAAGAGATCTATATTTCAAACTGGTACATTGTCTCTTCGGTAATTTTCGCAATTGTGATCGTATTCGTTGCATATGTACCTCTTTGGCAAAATGGGTTGGGTGAAACAATTATTCAAGGCTATTACATGCATCAGGGTGTTGGAATGTGGTTCATGCTCTTTACACTTGGGATCGTTTATTACTTTCTGCCCCAGCAGCTGAACAAACCGATTTATTCGTATAGCCTGGGTATACTTGCTTTTTGGACCCAGATCCTTTTTTATAAACTCATTGGAACCCATCATTTTGTATTCAGTGCGATTCCCTGGTGGCTGCAAACGGTTGCCATTGTGGGCAGTGTGGGCATGATCATTCCGGTAGTGGCAGGTACGACCAATTTCATGCTGACATTCAAAGGCGCTTGGTACAAGATTACCGACAGTTATACGCTTCCATTTTTCTTAACGGGTATCCTTTTTTACTTTACCGGTTCCCTGCAGGGAACTGCCGAAGCGTTCCGGTCTACCAATCTGCTCTGGCATTTCACTGATTTTACTGTCGCCCATTCCCATCTGACGATGTATGGTATTATCTGCTTTTTGCTTTGGGCAGGGATTTATGCATTGATGCCGCGTATTACTGGGCAGGAGGCTCCGCAGATTACGGTTGGCGCGCACTTTTGGCTGGCATTGATCGGTCTTCTGTTTTACACAATACCATTGATGTATGGCAGTACAATGCGCGGATTGATGTGGATGGAAGCCAAGTCCTTTATTGACTCGGTAAGCTTTATGGCACCGTTTTGGCTCTGGCGCGCGATCGGAGGAAGTCTGATGTGGCTCTCACACCTGTTTTTTGCTTATAATCTTTATAGAATGATAGTGGTACCGGGCACGGTTGATATTAAAGAAACGGCATTTGAAAAGCTAGGATCTATTGATCACGTGTCCTGA
- a CDS encoding transposase domain-containing protein: MATCKKNGVDEQQWLTDVFETIQSHKHKDLYQLLPNNWIKYRNG, from the coding sequence ATGGCAACATGCAAGAAAAACGGCGTTGACGAGCAGCAGTGGCTGACAGATGTATTTGAAACAATACAATCTCATAAACATAAAGATCTTTATCAGTTGCTTCCCAATAACTGGATCAAATACCGGAACGGTTGA
- a CDS encoding CPCC family cysteine-rich protein: protein MFYLEKFTCPCCGYKTCDEEPGHYIICPVCFWEDDPYQRDYPNYEGGANRVSLKKGQQNFIDFGACEYEMKRNTRLPNPDEPKDPAWKQH, encoded by the coding sequence ATGTTTTATTTAGAGAAGTTTACGTGTCCATGTTGTGGATATAAAACATGTGACGAAGAACCTGGGCATTATATCATTTGTCCTGTTTGTTTTTGGGAAGATGACCCCTATCAGAGAGATTACCCAAATTATGAAGGTGGTGCAAACAGAGTTTCGTTAAAAAAAGGGCAACAGAATTTTATAGATTTTGGAGCTTGTGAGTATGAGATGAAGCGTAATACCAGATTACCAAATCCAGACGAGCCAAAGGACCCGGCTTGGAAACAGCACTAA
- a CDS encoding group III truncated hemoglobin: MKTKQDILHIDDIKLLVDSFYAKVREDALLSPVFNERISDGWPQHMEKMYKFWQTVLLKEHTYYGSPFTPHAMLQVDHTHFEKWMDLFVGTIDELFTGVNAKEAKFRAEKMAEMFEHKIKYYQSNPSLLIL, encoded by the coding sequence ATGAAAACGAAACAAGATATACTCCACATCGACGATATCAAGCTACTGGTAGATTCCTTTTATGCAAAAGTTAGGGAAGATGCACTACTATCGCCTGTTTTTAATGAGCGGATCAGCGATGGCTGGCCTCAACACATGGAAAAAATGTATAAGTTCTGGCAGACAGTGCTTTTGAAGGAGCATACTTATTATGGAAGCCCGTTTACGCCGCATGCCATGTTACAGGTTGACCACACGCATTTTGAAAAATGGATGGATTTATTTGTTGGGACCATTGATGAACTATTCACTGGCGTGAATGCCAAAGAAGCAAAGTTCAGGGCCGAGAAAATGGCGGAAATGTTTGAACACAAAATCAAGTACTACCAAAGCAACCCATCCCTTTTGATTTTATAA
- a CDS encoding site-specific integrase, which yields MRKIQTCFDQLIYDAGEVLRTKLLRTDATVNWYRIYWRRMWRELRGKEIPEFTSNLGRQHLLDRFGQLDYATLSKRDKDFVKIVSVLCEFYDTGTITRSRERLQLDGVFGALVKQFVDHLATLRLKSTTIREREHYLSKFLIYMKDKGIASIDKVDKFVIIDYLRTLDIRHSTVAHMTLRAIRTFLKFLFEQGLIKEDISLSVPQDKYQKQAKLPSVFSVDEIQRMISKIDRARPSGKRNYAIVLIAARLGLRASDIAGLKFENLFWEQSIISICQYKTGRQLQLPLLAEVGEAIIEYLKYGRPISNEPYVFLAAGSPFGRMHSCGITNLVNRAFILSGVNIEHRHHGPHALRHSLASLLLEQSTVLPVITEVLGHENSRSTKYYLRIDLTSMKQCMLEAPAVADDFYNQKGGCFYA from the coding sequence ATGAGAAAAATACAGACATGCTTTGATCAGCTCATCTATGATGCAGGCGAAGTGCTGAGAACCAAACTATTAAGAACTGACGCGACAGTTAACTGGTATCGTATCTATTGGCGACGAATGTGGCGTGAGCTACGGGGCAAAGAGATACCCGAATTCACTTCTAATCTTGGCAGGCAACATTTACTTGACCGGTTTGGCCAGCTCGATTACGCCACACTTTCCAAAAGAGACAAGGATTTTGTGAAAATTGTCAGTGTACTATGTGAATTTTATGACACCGGTACTATAACCAGATCCCGAGAACGGCTCCAACTGGACGGTGTATTCGGCGCGCTGGTTAAGCAATTTGTTGATCACCTGGCCACGCTACGTTTAAAGTCAACAACAATAAGGGAGCGCGAACATTACCTGAGCAAGTTTCTTATCTATATGAAAGATAAGGGTATCGCTTCCATCGACAAGGTGGATAAATTTGTGATTATAGATTATCTAAGAACCTTAGACATACGCCATTCCACTGTTGCTCATATGACATTACGAGCAATCAGAACATTTTTAAAATTTCTCTTTGAACAGGGATTAATAAAAGAAGACATTTCACTTTCTGTCCCGCAAGATAAGTATCAAAAACAGGCTAAGCTCCCGTCTGTCTTCAGCGTCGATGAGATTCAAAGAATGATCAGTAAAATAGACCGCGCCAGGCCCAGTGGTAAACGTAATTATGCCATCGTATTAATTGCCGCCAGACTGGGCCTACGAGCATCTGATATTGCCGGGCTGAAGTTTGAGAATTTGTTTTGGGAACAGAGCATCATATCAATATGTCAGTACAAAACCGGGCGGCAACTCCAACTGCCTTTACTTGCCGAAGTTGGTGAAGCGATCATTGAGTACTTGAAATATGGAAGGCCAATTTCTAATGAGCCGTATGTGTTCCTGGCAGCTGGGTCGCCATTTGGCAGGATGCATAGCTGCGGAATAACCAATCTTGTGAACCGCGCATTTATTCTCTCAGGGGTTAATATTGAACATCGACACCACGGGCCTCATGCGCTTCGGCACAGCCTTGCCAGTTTACTTCTGGAGCAGAGTACAGTTTTGCCGGTTATTACAGAAGTGCTTGGTCATGAAAACTCCCGTTCAACAAAATACTATTTACGGATAGACCTCACATCCATGAAGCAGTGTATGCTTGAGGCGCCTGCTGTAGCTGATGACTTCTATAATCAGAAAGGAGGTTGTTTTTATGCATAA
- a CDS encoding putative quinol monooxygenase: MEQIDNHTGEIQVIGRVQVKPERTQDFVSQFQKAYVPTKQDVGNLQFQLFKIKDKPNEYFVLERWKSKEALDAHMGMQHTQLLFSALIEDLTHPVTDNLYFLEEVIFQD, encoded by the coding sequence ATGGAACAAATCGATAATCATACAGGAGAAATCCAAGTTATAGGAAGAGTCCAAGTTAAACCAGAGAGGACTCAGGACTTTGTAAGTCAATTTCAAAAGGCATACGTACCCACAAAGCAAGATGTTGGTAACCTTCAATTTCAGCTTTTTAAAATTAAGGATAAGCCAAACGAATATTTTGTATTAGAACGTTGGAAAAGCAAGGAAGCTTTAGATGCACACATGGGAATGCAGCATACTCAATTATTGTTTTCCGCCCTAATAGAGGATCTTACACATCCTGTAACAGATAACTTGTATTTTTTAGAAGAAGTAATATTTCAGGATTAG
- a CDS encoding tyrosine-type recombinase/integrase yields MHNHFTGIYAPYLDQYLDYKRQLGFKQQTEESILAVFDRFTVSRGETRLGITPELSQAWMQTGANLSSSYNFHRALLINKLASFLNEQGIHSYLMRLPVCKMDFTPHIYSQDELGRLFEAADHFRIRKGLRQIMFAMPALLRLLYCTGLRGGEALALSVGDVNLDDRTILVRDSKNGQQRVIPFSDSLAAVLRQYAFYRNELPACLVKKDLFFISLDGKRISHHCFGRWFSRLLLAAGIPKGRGITPHALRHSFSVHSLAMMAERGADIYCCLPVLSTYLGHKSVESTNHYVRLVSAMYPGLLKDIDRICINVFPNSSGYETY; encoded by the coding sequence ATGCATAATCACTTCACCGGCATTTATGCCCCGTATCTGGATCAATACCTGGATTATAAAAGGCAATTAGGCTTTAAACAGCAAACAGAGGAGTCAATACTTGCAGTTTTTGACCGATTTACGGTTAGCCGTGGTGAAACCCGGCTGGGTATCACGCCGGAACTTTCGCAAGCATGGATGCAAACAGGTGCCAACCTGTCGTCATCCTATAATTTTCATCGCGCATTGCTAATCAATAAACTGGCATCATTCCTTAACGAACAGGGTATCCACTCTTACCTGATGCGTTTACCTGTATGTAAAATGGATTTTACGCCACATATTTATTCACAAGATGAGCTTGGACGCCTTTTTGAAGCAGCAGATCATTTTCGCATCCGGAAGGGTTTACGTCAAATCATGTTTGCTATGCCTGCACTTTTAAGGTTACTGTACTGTACCGGCCTGAGAGGCGGCGAAGCATTGGCTTTATCGGTTGGTGATGTTAACCTCGATGACCGGACCATCCTTGTGCGGGACAGCAAGAATGGACAGCAGCGTGTTATTCCTTTTTCAGATTCGTTGGCAGCGGTACTTAGGCAATACGCCTTTTACAGGAATGAGTTACCCGCTTGCCTGGTCAAGAAGGACCTCTTTTTCATCTCCCTTGATGGAAAAAGGATATCACACCACTGCTTTGGCCGATGGTTTTCACGTTTGTTATTGGCTGCCGGAATTCCAAAAGGTCGCGGTATCACTCCACATGCATTACGTCATTCATTTAGTGTCCATTCACTGGCGATGATGGCCGAACGTGGAGCGGATATCTACTGCTGCTTACCGGTACTCTCAACTTACCTTGGTCATAAATCAGTAGAATCGACAAATCATTATGTCAGGCTGGTATCTGCCATGTACCCTGGGTTGTTGAAGGATATTGACAGGATCTGTATAAACGTTTTCCCTAACAGCTCAGGCTATGAAACCTACTAA
- a CDS encoding RrF2 family transcriptional regulator yields MFFSKTCEYAIRAVIFIAQKSEGGRKVGIKEIAAGIDSPEHFIAKILQDLSKRELIQSSKGPNGGFYVDSSAQSNTLADIVKAIDGEKIFKGCGLGLKSCSETKPCPLHNDFKEIRKKMQLTLQSATIGEFNENLNLGLSYIGER; encoded by the coding sequence ATGTTTTTTTCAAAAACGTGCGAATACGCGATAAGAGCGGTCATTTTCATAGCTCAGAAGTCAGAAGGAGGCAGGAAGGTAGGTATTAAGGAGATTGCGGCAGGTATTGATTCACCCGAACACTTCATTGCCAAGATCCTTCAGGATCTCAGCAAACGTGAGCTGATACAATCCAGTAAGGGTCCAAATGGCGGCTTTTATGTTGATAGCAGTGCCCAAAGCAATACACTTGCCGATATTGTTAAAGCGATTGACGGGGAAAAAATTTTTAAGGGCTGTGGGCTTGGGTTAAAAAGTTGCTCTGAAACAAAGCCATGCCCATTGCACAATGATTTTAAAGAAATCAGGAAAAAAATGCAGCTCACATTGCAGTCGGCGACAATCGGAGAGTTTAATGAAAATTTGAATTTAGGGCTAAGCTACATTGGAGAAAGATAA
- a CDS encoding oxidoreductase yields the protein MWTKENIPDQTGKIAIVTGANTGIGYQTALALYQAGAHVIIASRSLENASEALNNMEATSGKGSLEKGLLNLASLKDIQKFADNFIKKHKKLDILINNAGVMTPPAAKTNDGFELQFGVNFLGHFALTAHLYSLLKQAPDARVVTLSSGAYKSAQQIDFDNLRSEKSYDAFREYAISKLADMQFTLELQRRVIQNGDRILSLAAHPGVTETSLSRHMPEEDFKAALKQFGELMPAWQGALSPLFAATSPLAKAGGYYGPDEENELRGFPGPAIINEIANDKEAANKLWQFAENATGINFFKTK from the coding sequence ATGTGGACCAAAGAAAACATCCCCGACCAAACCGGAAAAATCGCAATTGTAACCGGTGCCAATACCGGAATTGGATATCAAACAGCACTGGCATTATACCAAGCTGGCGCACATGTTATTATCGCATCCAGAAGTTTAGAAAATGCTTCTGAAGCACTAAACAATATGGAAGCCACCTCAGGAAAAGGAAGCCTGGAAAAGGGTTTACTTAATCTTGCCAGCTTAAAAGACATTCAAAAATTCGCTGATAACTTTATAAAGAAGCACAAAAAACTGGATATTCTCATCAATAACGCCGGCGTTATGACACCACCGGCTGCTAAAACGAATGACGGTTTTGAGTTGCAGTTTGGCGTAAATTTTTTAGGACACTTTGCTCTGACAGCGCACTTGTATTCTCTTTTAAAACAAGCACCGGATGCGCGCGTAGTTACCCTAAGTAGCGGTGCATACAAATCGGCACAGCAAATTGATTTTGATAATTTACGTTCTGAAAAGTCATATGACGCTTTTCGCGAATACGCAATCAGCAAACTTGCTGACATGCAATTTACTCTTGAACTACAAAGACGAGTTATTCAAAATGGTGACAGAATTCTGTCCCTCGCTGCGCATCCTGGCGTCACAGAAACCAGTCTGTCCAGGCATATGCCAGAAGAAGATTTCAAAGCAGCGTTAAAGCAATTTGGAGAATTAATGCCAGCCTGGCAAGGAGCACTTTCACCACTGTTCGCAGCCACATCACCATTAGCAAAAGCAGGGGGTTATTATGGTCCTGACGAAGAAAATGAACTTCGCGGATTTCCGGGGCCAGCGATCATCAATGAAATAGCTAATGATAAAGAAGCTGCGAATAAGCTTTGGCAATTTGCAGAAAACGCAACTGGAATTAACTTCTTTAAAACTAAATGA